DNA sequence from the bacterium genome:
CGGCGCCCTGGCGGCGAGGTGCAGCGCGCCATAGCCGCCGTTCGACAGGCCGTCGATGGCGCGGCCGTCGCGCGAGGCGATGGTGCGGAAGTGCCGGTCGACGTAGGGAATCAGGTGGTCGAGCACGTAGCGCTGGTTGCGCAGGCTGCCGTCGATGTTGTCGTACCACTGCGCGTCGGTGCCGTCCGGCGCGACGACGATGGCGGCGGCGCTCGGGTCGGCGGCGATCGCCGCGTCCATGATCGCCGGCACCTGGCCGAACACCATCCAGTCGGCCTGGTCGCCGCCGCCGCCGTGCAGCAGGTAGATGACCGGATAGGCGAGGCCGCTCCTGAGGTACCCGGGCGGCAGGTACACGCAGGCGCCGGCGGTGAAGGCGAGGCCGCCGTCGTCGGCGAGCGGTCCGCGCGGCAGGATGCGCAGCAACAACGAGCCGGCGCTGTCGCGCAGGGTGTCGGCGCAGGCATCGGCGGGGCGCACGTGGTTCGGGTCGCCGAACGGGTTGCGGCCGTCGGCGCCATTGTCGAGCGCCGGCGGCAGCTCGTCGTCGATCGTCGGGGGCGCGGTGGCCGACGGGGTCGCGCTGGCGGTGGCGATCGCCGTCGCGCTCGCCGCCGGCGCCAGTGTCCAGGTCGGCGTCGGCGACGGCCGCGCCGTCGCGGTGAACGGCGCGGTGGCGGTCGCCGGCGGTGGCGCGGTGGCGGTGAGCGGCGCGGTCGCGGTCGCCGTGGCGACCGGCGTCGGCGTCGCCGGGGGCGCCGCGCCGTCGCTGCCGCCGCACGCCGCGATCAGCAGCAGCGGCAGCAGCAGCCCGCCGCCGCGCCTCAGGTGACGATCCCGGCGCGCATCGCCGCCGCCGACACGCCCGCGGTCGCGTCGATGATCTCGGTCACCGCGCGCCCCACCGGCTCGAGGCTGGCGACGTGGATCTTGTCGAGCGTGTCGCACGAGTCGAACAGATACATCGGCGCGGTGAGAAAATGCACGAGCGGCACGCCGGCGGGATGGAAATAGGCGCCGTCGGTGGTCGGCATCGGCCCGAAGACGTCCGGCCGCAGGACGAGCGAGCGGCGCAGGTCGTGCGCCCGCAACGCGGCGCCGACCGCCGCCTCGAGCCGCGGATTGCGGCTGGTGAACCACCACCGCACCTCCGGCTCGTCGGTCGGCACCAGCGCGCCGTCCACCGGCAGGCAGCGGCGCGCCGCGTGCTCGAGATGCACCTGGAGCACGACGCGCGGCAACAGCCCGGCATGCCGGGCGATGAAGGCGCGCGTGCCGGCCGCCTCGGCCATGTGGCCGGCGCTGAGCAGGAAGAGGAGGTTGTGCGGCCGCGCGGCGCGCGGCTGCGCCGCCCAGTACGCCGCCTGCGCCAGCACCATGGCGACGCCCGAGGCGTCCTCGACCGCCGACGCCCACGGGGCGTCGTGGTGCGAGGCGATGATCACCCACTCGTCCGAGGCGCCGGGCAGCGTGCCGACGACATTGTGCGAGGTGGCCGGGTGGCGGTCGACCTCGACCGTCAGACGCGCCCGCGGCGCGGCGTCGCCGAGACCAGCCAGCAGCCGGCGTCCGTCGCCGGCCGACAGCCACAGGCCGGGGATCGGACGGGCGATCGCATCGTACGGCACGTAGTAGTCGCGCGTTTCCCAGGGAAAGCCGGTGAGCAGGCCGACGAAGCCGACCGCGCCGGCCGCGATGGCGGGATCCATCACCTCGCGGAATCGGGCGCCGAACGGCAGCACCTGCTCCAGGGTGTCGAAATCGGCGTCGGGATCGTAGGCGGCGGTGGCGAGCAGGCGGAAGCCGCTCTGCGGCATCCGCAGCAGGGCGAGCTCGGACACGGCGATGCCGCCGGCGAGCTCGCCCCCCTCGCGCACCAGCGCGGCCTCGATGTCGCCGCCGGCGGCGTGCGGCAGGGGAAAGCCGGTGAACGACTCGCCGGCGAATCGCAGCTCGGCCCGCCGCGGCGCCCAGTACGGCAACGCGAGCGGCTCGAGACGGACGTCGGCGACGCCGAGCTGGCGCAGTCGTTCCGCCGCCCACGATTCCACCCAACGATCGGCGGGATACGCCGGCCGGCGCAGCCCCTGCGCCACGATGGTGGCGATCCACTCCATCATCCGCGCGGCGCTGGGGAGCTGGCTCACCAGCGCATTTCACCACAGCGCCGCGCGGAGGAACACCGACGGCCTCCGAGGCGCGCCGCCGTGCCCCGCCGCGGGCGCGCGCTTGACAGCTCGCGCCGCGGTCGCCAAGCGTGCGCCGATGCGGCGGCTGCTCTCGCTCCTTCTCGTCCCCCTGCTCCTCTCCGCTCCGGCGCGCGCCGCCTGGGTCGTCGACGCAGCCGGCGGCTGCGTCGAGCAGTGGGCGCCGAGCGACATGCTGCGCGGCCCGACGGCGGTGCTGAACGGCCCCATCCTGCCCTTCCGCCAGATGGCGGGCGGCGCCGCGTACGCCTGGAACACCCAGGAGTGGTGGCCGTGGCAGATCGCCGGCATGGGCCCCGGGGTGACCCTGTTCAGCGGCGCCGCCGGCGTCCTCGAGGGCACGTGGTGGATGACCACGGGCCTCGCCGACACGGTGACCGGCGGCTACTTCCAGGTGGCGCCGGAACAGGCGACCGAGCTCAGCATCGAGCCGCAGGTGTCGACGATGATCGCCGACGCCGCGCCCACCCCGAAGCCGACCACCGATCGCTGCGGCCGGCCGCTGGCCGCGCCGTGACGGCGGCGCGCCGGCGTCTGGCCGCGCGGGACCTCAGAGGCGCGGCGCGGGGGGGCCGGCGGCGACCAGGAACATGACGGCCTTGCCGGCGGCGTGCGGCGAGAAGAGCTCGATGACGTCGTCATCGAAGAAGGTCAGGCCGGTGGCGCCGAGGCCGAGGGCGTAGGTGGCGAGATAGAGCTTGCCGCCGGCGATCGCCGCGGCGAGGGCCGCGGCGCGATAGCTGCGGTCGCCGGCGTCGAGCAGGCGCGGCAGGTCGGCGAGACAGTAGACGTTCACCGCCGCCTCGGCGGCCAGCGCCTGGCCGAGGTCGAGATGACCGGCGACGGCGCGGAGATCGCCACGCGACAGCGGCGTCAGCGCCGGCGCCCGGCGGTCGAAGGCGTACGTACCGGGCGGCAGGTCGGTGACCGCATGGACGATCAGGTGCGGCTCGACCAGCGCCATGCCGTCGCTGCCGTCGTCGAACGGGATGCCGCCGCTGGCGGCGCGCAGCATCGCCGCCAGGGCGTCGAAGGCGATCGGGGCGCGGGCGAAGCGTCGCGCCGAGCCGCGACGGCGGATCACCTCGTCGATCGGGCGCGCCGGCGCCGGAGCTGGTGCCGGGAGGGGAACCGGCTCGCCCATGCCGGCCGCCGCCGGGCGCGGCGCGAGGGCCGCCAGACGCGTCCGCCAGGCGCGCACCGCGGTGGCGTCGGCGAGTGAGGTCGCCGCGTGCGCGGCGCGGATCAGCGGATAGTCGACCTCGCGCGCCGACAGCGGTCGGGTCGCCAGGCGCAGCGTCGGAACCGCCGGCGCCGGCGGCGGCGGCGCGCCGCGGCCGAGGGCCACCAGCGACAACGCGACCTCGCGCGCGCCGTCGAGCCCGAGCAGCGCGTTCACCGCCGCATCGGCGAAGCCGACCACCACCCGCGCCGGCACGCCGTCGGCCGCCGCCACCGCCAGCAGGTTCGCGAGCAGCGTGCCGGCGTCCCAGAAGCAGTGCCGATAGGTGCGCGCCTGATACTTCCAGGCGTTGCGCCAGAAGGTCGACGCGCAGACCAGGAGCGCCGGCGCGGCGGCGACCGCCGGCTCGCCGCCGCTCGCCTCGGCGAGCACGGCGCGGAAATCGCCGCGGCGCAACTGGTGCAGCGCGCCGTCATGCGGCCCGAACTGGTAGACGCCCGCCGCCAGGCCGGGCAGCGCGCCGCACGCCACGTAGACGTCGATGTGGTAGAGCGCGCCGGTGCAGGCGGCGGCGCGGAAGTCCATCACCTGGCCGCCGGGATACGTCCGGCGCCGGGTGATGCCGGCGCTCAGGTGCAGCAGCCGCGCCAGGTGCCGCAGGTCGGGCGTCGCGACCTCGCCGCCGCCCGGCGCGGCGAGCGCCGACAGCGCCGGCCGCGCCGACGCGCCGAGGTCGCGCGGCAGGGGCAGCGCCGGCGCGTCCTCGTAGATCTTGAACGGCAGCGGCTGGATCGCCCAGTCGAGCGTGTGGCGACTGGCGCGCACGCTGGCCGGCGAATGCTTGCTGCGCTCGTGGTACTCGGCGATGCTCGTCATGGCGGGCCGGCGCCAGCACACCAGGGATCGCGCGCCGTGTCGATGGCCCCGCCCGGGAGCGGCCGCGGACGATCCCACCCTCGTCAAGCCATATCGTCTCCGGCCGGCGTCTGTGTCAGGCTGCCTGGCGACGTCGATGTCCCGCTTGCCCTCCGCCACCGCCGGCGCCGCGCTGGCCGTCCTGCTCCTCGGCGGTTGCACCGTCGGCCCCGACTACCACCCGCCCGAGCCGGCGATGCCGGAGGGGTGGGAGGAGCTGTCGAGCGGCGTCACGCAGCAGCCGGCCGACCTCTCGCGCTGGTGGACGCTGCTCGGCGATCCGACCCTCGACGGGTTGGTGACCGAGGCGCTGCACGGCAACCTCACGCTGCGCGAGGCGGTGGCGCGGGTCGACGAATCGCGCGCCCGCTACCGCATCGCCCGCGCGGCGCTGTTCCCGCAGCTCGACAGCACCTCGACCGTGACCGGCAATCTGGCGAGCGAGAACGGCCCGGCGTTCAGCGGCGACACCACCGACGCGCCGCAGGTGCCGAACCCGCCCACGCCGCAGGTCTACGCCGAGTACACCATCGGCCTCGCCGCCAGTTGGGAGCTCGACGTCTTCGGACGGGTCCGGCGCTCGGTCGAATCGGCGAACGCGCTCGCGCAGGCGAGCGAGGACGATCTGCGCGACGTGCTGGTGATCGTCTGCGCCGACGTCGCGCAGTCGTACGTGACGCTGCGCACCATCCAGCAACGCCTGTCGGTGGCGCACCAGAACCTCGCCTCGCAGGAGGAGATCTTCCGCCTGACCCGGACCCGCTTCGAGCTCGGCCTGGCCTCCGGCCTCGACGTCGCGCAGGCGACGCAGGTGCTGGCGAGCACGCGGACGCTGATCCCGCCGCTCGAGCTGGCGATGACCATCGAGCTCAACCGGCTCGGCGTCCTGCTCGGCGAGCAGCCGGGGGCGTTGCGCAGCCGCCTCGCCGACAGCGCGCCGATCCCGCATCCGCCGGAGCGCTTCGGCGTCGGCCTGCCGGTCAACCTGCTGCGCCAGCGGCCCGACATCCGCCGCGCCGAGCGCCAACTCGCGGCGGCGACGGCGCGCATCGGCGTCGCCGTCGGCGACCTCTATCCGCGCTTCGTCCTGCTCGGCACCTTCGCCTTCGACTCGACCCAGGTCGCCAATCTCATCGAGGGACCGAGCCGCAGCTTCACCGTCGGCCCGGCGATGGTCTGGAACGTGTTCGACGCCGGCCGGCTGCGCGCCCAGCTCAACGCCGAGGAAGCGCTCACGGCGCAGGTCCTGGCGCGCTACGAGCAGCAACTGCTGATCGCGCTCCAGGAGGTGGAGAACGCGCTCGCCGCCTACGGCCAGACGCGCGAGGAGCGCGGCGCCGTCGCCGACGCGGTGGCGGCCTCGAGCGAGGCGCTGGACCTCTCGATCCTGTTGTACAAGGACGGCGCCGTGGACTTCCAGAACGTGCTCGACGCGCAGCGCACGCTGCTCGACCTCGAGGAGCGCCTGGCGATCACCGACGGCAACGTGGCGCGCAGCGTCGTCCAGCTCTACCTGGCGCTCGGCGGCGGCTGGGATCCCGACGCGGGAACGGCGCCGCCAGCGCAACAGGTCGCCGCCGCGTCGGCGGCGCCAACGGAGGCGGCGCGGTGACGCCGCCGCGCCGCCTCGACGGGAACATCGCATGAGCCATCCCTCCCCCACCCGCATGGTCGAGACGCGCGGCGAACAGATGTTCCCGCGTCTCAGCGACGCCCAGCTTCTGGACCTGCTGCCGTTCGGCGACCACCGCACCTACGCCGCCGGCGAGATCCTGTTCGCCGAGGGCGAGCGGCACGTGCCGATGTTCGTGGTGCTGTCGGGCGCCGTCGACATCGTGCGCCACGGCCGCGACGGCAGCGAGGTGCCGATCGTCACCCACCTGCCGGGGCAGTTCACCGGCGAGGTCGGCGTGCTCGCCGGCCGCGGCGCCATCGCCAGCGGGCGGGCGCGCGAGCCGAGCCGCGTGCTGGTGATCGCCGAGGCGAAGCTGCACGAGCTGGTGGTCAACCGCGCCGAGCTGAGCGAGCTGATCATGCGCGCCTTCATCCTGCGCCGCGTCGCCCTGATCGACCAGCCGGACGCCGGCCTGACGCTGATCGGCTCGCGCCGCGCCCCCGACACCCACGCCCTGCGCCAGTTCCTGGAACGCAACGGCCAGCCGCACGTCTACCTCGACCTCGACGACGATGCCGACACGGCGGCGGTGATGGACCTGCACGGGGTCACCGTCGACGAGCTGCCGGTGGCGATCACCATCGGCGGCCAGGTGCTGCGGCGCCCCGGCATTCGCGAGCTCGCCGACGCCATCGCCCTCACCCCCGATCGCCTCGACGGCCGGACCGTCGACGTCGTCGTCATCGGTGCCGGTCCCGCGGGGCTCGCGGCCGCGGTCTACGCCGCGTCGGAGGGCCTGTCGGTGGTGGTGGTCGACGCCAAGGCGCCCGGCGGCCAGGCCGGCTCCAGCTCGAAGATCGAGAACTACTTCGGCTTCCCCACCGGCATCTCCGGCCAGGCGCTGGCCGGCCGCGGCTTCGTCCAGGCGCAGAAGTTCGGCGCCGAGGTGGCGATCCCGCGCCGCGCGGTCGATTTCGAGTGCGGGCACCGGCGCCGCACCGTGGTCATCCTCGACGGCGGCGAGCGGCTCACCGCGCGCGCCGTCGTGCTCGCCACCGGCGCCCGCTACCGCAAGCTCGACACGGTCGACAACCTCGAGCGCTTCGAGGGCCGCGGCGTCTACTACGCGGCGTCCATGATGGAGGCGACGCTGTGCAGCGGCGAGGAGGCGATCGTCGTCGGCGGCGGCAACTCCGCCGGCCAGGCCGCCGTCTTCCTCGCCGCGCACGCCAAGCACGTGCACGTGCTGGTGCGCGCCACCGGGCTGGCGGCGAGCATGTCCGACTACCTGATCCGCCGCATCGCCACGACCAGCCGGATCACCCTGCACACCGAGACCGAGATCACCGAGCTGCTCGGCGACCGCGTGCTCGAGGGCGTCGTGTGGACCAGCCGCGCCACCGGCGCGCGGGCGCCGCGGCCCATCCGCCACGTCTTCCTCTTCTGTGGCGCCGAGCCGCACACCACCTGGCTGCGCGACTGCGTCGCGCTCGACGACAAGCACTTCATCCTCACCGGCGACGACATCGGCGCCGAGGCGCTGCGCGCCGCCGCCTGGCCGCTGGCGCGGCCGCCGATGCGGCTCGAGACCAGCCACCCCGGCGTGTTCGCGGTCGGCGACGTGCGCAGCGGCTCGGTGAAACGCGTCGCCGCCGCCGTCGGCGAGGGCTCGACGGCCGTGCAACTCCTGCACGCCTACCTCGCCGAGCAGGCGGGGGAGGCGCCGTGAGACGCGCCGCCTCGACGATCCCGGAGGGCCGCGCGGGCCGCGGCGGCGCGCGAGCGCGGACCTCCAGGGCGCTGCTCGCGCTCGCCGCGCTGCTCGCCGCCTGCGCCCAGGCGCCGCCGCCGGCGAGCGTCGCGCCGCCGAAGGTGACGGTGGCGACGCCGGTGGCGAAGTCGGTGGTCGAGTGGGACGAGTACACCGGCCGGCTGGAGGCGATCGACGCGGTCGAGGTGCGGGCGCGGGTGAGCGGCTATCTCGAAGCGGTGAAGTTCACCGACGGCGCGATGGTGAAGAAGGGCGACGTCCTGTTCATCATCGATCCGCGGCCGTACACCGCCATCCTGCGCCGCGCCGAGGCTGAGCTGGCGCTCGCCAAGGCGCGGCTCGAGCTCGCGGAGAGCCGCTACGAACGCGCCAGTCGGCTGGTGGCGCGCAACGCCATCTCGCAGGAGGAGGCCGACACGCGCGCCGCCGAGGCGCGACAGGCGGCGGCGGCGGTGCAGGCCGCGCAGGCGGCGCTGGAAGCCGCGCACCTCGACGTCGAGTACACCGAGGTGCGGGCGCCGGTGAGCGGCCGGGTGAGCCGCAAGCTGGTGACCGAGGGCAACCTGGTGAACGGCAGCTCCGGAACCCAGGGCACGCTGCTGACCACCATCGTCTCGCTCGACCCGATCTACGTCT
Encoded proteins:
- a CDS encoding efflux transporter outer membrane subunit; translation: MSRLPSATAGAALAVLLLGGCTVGPDYHPPEPAMPEGWEELSSGVTQQPADLSRWWTLLGDPTLDGLVTEALHGNLTLREAVARVDESRARYRIARAALFPQLDSTSTVTGNLASENGPAFSGDTTDAPQVPNPPTPQVYAEYTIGLAASWELDVFGRVRRSVESANALAQASEDDLRDVLVIVCADVAQSYVTLRTIQQRLSVAHQNLASQEEIFRLTRTRFELGLASGLDVAQATQVLASTRTLIPPLELAMTIELNRLGVLLGEQPGALRSRLADSAPIPHPPERFGVGLPVNLLRQRPDIRRAERQLAAATARIGVAVGDLYPRFVLLGTFAFDSTQVANLIEGPSRSFTVGPAMVWNVFDAGRLRAQLNAEEALTAQVLARYEQQLLIALQEVENALAAYGQTREERGAVADAVAASSEALDLSILLYKDGAVDFQNVLDAQRTLLDLEERLAITDGNVARSVVQLYLALGGGWDPDAGTAPPAQQVAAASAAPTEAAR
- a CDS encoding efflux RND transporter periplasmic adaptor subunit translates to MLAACAQAPPPASVAPPKVTVATPVAKSVVEWDEYTGRLEAIDAVEVRARVSGYLEAVKFTDGAMVKKGDVLFIIDPRPYTAILRRAEAELALAKARLELAESRYERASRLVARNAISQEEADTRAAEARQAAAAVQAAQAALEAAHLDVEYTEVRAPVSGRVSRKLVTEGNLVNGSSGTQGTLLTTIVSLDPIYVYFEADERSYLKYVRLAQEGKRPSSRDTRNPVQIAFADEEGFPHQGYVDFVDNRLDEQTGTIAARAVLANPDLLLSPGLFARVRLIGSGEYAALLIPDAAVGTDQARKFVYVVDAENRARYRPIVLGPMIDGLRVVREGVNADDRIIVTGVQRAKTDALVDPQLATPAATAAAPATP
- a CDS encoding SagB family peptide dehydrogenase; the encoded protein is MTSIAEYHERSKHSPASVRASRHTLDWAIQPLPFKIYEDAPALPLPRDLGASARPALSALAAPGGGEVATPDLRHLARLLHLSAGITRRRTYPGGQVMDFRAAACTGALYHIDVYVACGALPGLAAGVYQFGPHDGALHQLRRGDFRAVLAEASGGEPAVAAAPALLVCASTFWRNAWKYQARTYRHCFWDAGTLLANLLAVAAADGVPARVVVGFADAAVNALLGLDGAREVALSLVALGRGAPPPPAPAVPTLRLATRPLSAREVDYPLIRAAHAATSLADATAVRAWRTRLAALAPRPAAAGMGEPVPLPAPAPAPARPIDEVIRRRGSARRFARAPIAFDALAAMLRAASGGIPFDDGSDGMALVEPHLIVHAVTDLPPGTYAFDRRAPALTPLSRGDLRAVAGHLDLGQALAAEAAVNVYCLADLPRLLDAGDRSYRAAALAAAIAGGKLYLATYALGLGATGLTFFDDDVIELFSPHAAGKAVMFLVAAGPPAPRL
- a CDS encoding FAD-dependent oxidoreductase; the protein is MSHPSPTRMVETRGEQMFPRLSDAQLLDLLPFGDHRTYAAGEILFAEGERHVPMFVVLSGAVDIVRHGRDGSEVPIVTHLPGQFTGEVGVLAGRGAIASGRAREPSRVLVIAEAKLHELVVNRAELSELIMRAFILRRVALIDQPDAGLTLIGSRRAPDTHALRQFLERNGQPHVYLDLDDDADTAAVMDLHGVTVDELPVAITIGGQVLRRPGIRELADAIALTPDRLDGRTVDVVVIGAGPAGLAAAVYAASEGLSVVVVDAKAPGGQAGSSSKIENYFGFPTGISGQALAGRGFVQAQKFGAEVAIPRRAVDFECGHRRRTVVILDGGERLTARAVVLATGARYRKLDTVDNLERFEGRGVYYAASMMEATLCSGEEAIVVGGGNSAGQAAVFLAAHAKHVHVLVRATGLAASMSDYLIRRIATTSRITLHTETEITELLGDRVLEGVVWTSRATGARAPRPIRHVFLFCGAEPHTTWLRDCVALDDKHFILTGDDIGAEALRAAAWPLARPPMRLETSHPGVFAVGDVRSGSVKRVAAAVGEGSTAVQLLHAYLAEQAGEAP
- a CDS encoding M28 family peptidase, whose product is MMEWIATIVAQGLRRPAYPADRWVESWAAERLRQLGVADVRLEPLALPYWAPRRAELRFAGESFTGFPLPHAAGGDIEAALVREGGELAGGIAVSELALLRMPQSGFRLLATAAYDPDADFDTLEQVLPFGARFREVMDPAIAAGAVGFVGLLTGFPWETRDYYVPYDAIARPIPGLWLSAGDGRRLLAGLGDAAPRARLTVEVDRHPATSHNVVGTLPGASDEWVIIASHHDAPWASAVEDASGVAMVLAQAAYWAAQPRAARPHNLLFLLSAGHMAEAAGTRAFIARHAGLLPRVVLQVHLEHAARRCLPVDGALVPTDEPEVRWWFTSRNPRLEAAVGAALRAHDLRRSLVLRPDVFGPMPTTDGAYFHPAGVPLVHFLTAPMYLFDSCDTLDKIHVASLEPVGRAVTEIIDATAGVSAAAMRAGIVT